GGGGTGATGGCGTCCAGCAGGGGCCGCAGCTCCGCGCCCGTGAGCCTTGCGTTGAGCGGGGCGAACACCGCGCCCACGCGGCCCAGGGCCCAGAAGAGGAAGGCGACCGCGGGGTGGCTCGTCGACAGCAGCGCCACGCGGTCGCCCTGCCCCAGGCCTCGTGACTCCAGCGCGGCGGTCCAGCGGGCCACCTCCGCGTCCAGTGCGCCGTAGGTCCAGGCCCGCCCCTCGAAGCGCAGGGCCTCCGCGTCCGGGTGCCGCCGCGCGCCTTCGTGGATGGGACAGGTGACACGCATCGTCGGGAACTCCGCGGCGCCACGCGCGCCCCGTGAAGCGCTGGGGCGCTGCTTCCTCAGGGGACTTCGAGCAGCTCCGGCGACAGCCCCAGGCCGGGTACGTCGCGCAGGCGCAACAGGCCGTGCCGTGGACGATAGGGATGGTCCAGCGGTTCGTCCGCGAAGAGCCTTCCCACGGCGAGCCCGGAGGCCAGCTCCCCGGACGGCAGCGCGGAGGCCAGGTGCGCCGCGCCGGCCCGGGCCACCACGCCGTCGAGGGAGCTGGTGACGTAGGCGTGCATGCCCAGCCGGGCCGCCCGCAGCGCCACGACCATGGAGGGCAGCAATCCCCCGAGCACCATCGGTTTGATCACCACGGCGCCCACCACCGGCCCTCCGCCCAGGTCCATCGTCAGCAGCGCGCGCACGGCCGCGGGCGTGGCGAGCGTCTCATCCGCGGCGATGATGCACGGGGCGCGGCGCTGCACCCGCCACAGCGCCTGGAGGTCCTCGGGCGGCGTGGGCTGCTCCACCAGCTCCAGCTCGTACCAGCCCAGGCGGTCCAGGGCGCGGTTGGCCTCGGGCTCGGTCCAGCCGCCGTTCGCGTCCAGCCGCAGGCGCACCCGGGGGCCCACCGCTTCACGGACGGCGCGCACGCGCGCCTCATCCTCGTCCAGCGGACGGCCCGCCACCTTGACCTTCAGCGTCTGGAAGCCCTCCGCCACCGCCTCCCGCGCCTCCTGGGCCAGGGCCTTGGGCTCCTCCGCGATCAAGAGCGCGCTCACCAGCACCTCCGGCCGCGCCTCCTCCGCGAGCAGCCAGCACAGGGGGACGCCCTTTCGCTGGGCCAGCAGATCCAACAGCGCCAGCTCCAGGCCGTGCTGCGCTGCGGGGACGTGCTCGTCCAGGTTCGACGCACGGATCTTCACGCCCAGGGGGCGCAGCTCGTCGCCGGGCGAGGGCGCGAGGGTCGCTTCGATGCCCTCGATGCTGTCATCCAGCGACTGGCCCTTGAGGGTGTCCAGCCAGCCGCGCAGCACCTGCTGTGTGGTGGACAGCGACTCCGTGCCGAACTCCGGCAGGGGCATCGCTTCGCCCTGTCCCACGCGGCCGTCCTCGTCCGTCAGGCGCACGATGAAGCCGTCGCGCGTGGCGTAGTTTCCCCTCGCCGTCTTCAGGGGACGGGCCAGCGTGAGCCGCAGGGGGGTGAGCGTCGCCTCGGTGATGCGCATGACGCTCCTTCAGCGCAGGAACAGGCCCAGCGCGAACAGCAGTCCAAAGACGAGTTGCAGCTTCGCCGTGGCCCCCAACGCGGGGTTGAGCGCCGCCCCTTCCGACTTCAGCATCAGCCTCAGGGGCGTCACCACCAGCGGCAGGCTCAACAGCGGCAGGAACACCCAGCCGCTCGTCAGCCCCTTGGCGAACAACACGAACGGCGTGGCGTAGGAGGCCAGCAACAGCAGCACGTACTCCGCCCGGCCGAAGCCCGCGCCGAAGCGGACCACCACCGTGCGCTTGCCGGCCTTCACGTCCGTGCTCGCGTCGCGCTGGTTGTTCACCACGATGAGACAGGTGCCGATGGCGCCCACCGGCAGCGACGCCCACCAGGCAGCGGGGCCCACCGTGCCGGCCTGCACGTAGTACGTGCCCGTCACCGCCACGATGCCGAAGAAGATCAGCACGAACAGGTCGCCCAGCCCGTGGTAGCCCAGCGGGTACGGGCCTCCGGTGTACGCGTAGCCGCACAGGAGCGACATCACCCCGATGGCCACGATGGGCCAGCCGCCCACCGCGACCAGGTACACGCCCACCAGCGTCGCCAGCGCGAAGCACGTGAGCCCGCCCATCAGCACCGTGGCCGGCGCGATGAGCCCGCTCTGCGTCACGCGCTTCGGGCCCAGGCGCTCCTCCGTGTCCGCGCCCTTCTTGAAGTCGTAGTAGTCGTTGATGAAGTTGGTGCCGATCTGGATCAGCACCGCGCCCAGGAGCGCCGCGAGCGCGGGCAACAGACGCCCCACGCCTTCGCCGTACGCCAGCGCCGTGGCCACCAGCACCGGCACCGCGCCCGCAGTCAGCGTCTTCGGGCGCACGGCCATCAGCCACGTCTTCAGCGTGGGCCGGGGAGGCGCGGCGTCGGAGTGACTCGAAACCAGGGTGCTCACGAGGGGGACGCCTCTCGCGCCAGGATGGCGGGTTCGAACTGCGGCGCTTCGTACCAGGGCGTCTGGAGGAACGAGAGCACTTCCCGCACGTACTCCTCCGGGGCCTCCAGGTGCGGGGCATGCGCGCTGCCCGCGAACGCGTGGCGCCACACCACCGGCAGCTCCGCCGCCATGCGCCGCGCCAGGTTCGTGAACTTCGCGTCCTGATCTCCGGTGAGCAGCAGCGTGGGCAGCCGCTGACGGTGCAGCGACGGCCAGTAGTCCGGCTGCACGCCCAGGCCCAGGCACTCCAGCGCCCCGGCCAGCCCCGCGGCCGTGCACGCCTTGCGGCGCTCGCGCAGCGCGTCCTGCTGCGGCGAGGGCAGGCGGCGCAGCCCGTCGAAGAGCGGCAGCGCTTCCCAGCGCTCCACGAAGGCCTCCACGCCCTTCGTCCGGATGAAGCCCGCGAGCTTCGCGTCCGCTTCGCGCCGTTCGGAGCGCTCCTGACGGCGGTGCAGGCCCGGCGAGCCACTCTCCATGATGAGCCGGCCGAAGCACTCCGGCGCCTGCACCGAGGCGGCCAGCGCCAGCCGCGCGCCCTGCGAATAGCCGAGCAGGTCCACCGGGTCCGCGCCGCCGCCCAGCTCGCGCGCGAGCTGGACCACCGCGTCCACCGTCTCCAGGAAGCCGTCGCGCCCCCTCTTGTCGGGCAGCGGCGTGCGCCCGTGGCCGGGCAGGTCCACCGCCACCACGCGCACGGAGCGACCAAACAGCGGCTTCAGGTGTTCGAACGAGGCGCCGCTGCCGGTGAAGCCGTGCAGCGCCAGCAGCGTGTGGGGGCCTTCGCCCCAGGTGTCATGCGCGAGCTTCACACCCATGGTCCTTCTCCCAGTGCGGTGGCCATCCGCGCGAAGAGGTTACGATGCTCGTCCACGTTGGTGGCCCGGTCGACCTGGACCTCCACGAGGTGGAAGCCACCCTCCAGCCCCGTGCGCACCGCCGAGCGCAGGGCCGCGGGCGTCGTGGGGCGGTGGAACCGGGCGCCGGCGAGCGCCGCCGCGTGCGACAGGTCCACGCCGTGCGGCGTGCCGAAGAGCGTCTCGAACTCGTCCGGCTTCGCCGACTGCGCCAGCGGCAGGAAGGAGAAGATGCCGCCCCCGTCGTTGTTCACCACGACGATGGTCAGGGGCACCCGGGCCCGCGCCGCCGTCACCAGTCCGCCCAGGTCGTGCAAGAGCGCCAGGTCGCCGGACAACAGCACCGCGGGCCGCCCCGCCGCCGCCGCCATGCCCGCCGCGCTGGACACGATGCCGTCGATGCCGTTGGCCCCCCGGTTCGCCAGCACGCGCAGCGGCACCCCGCCCCCTTGCGCGAAGGCGTCCACCGCGCGGATGGGCATGCTGCTGGACACGAAGAAGAGCGCTCCGGCCGGCAGCGCCGCCACCACCTCGCGCGCCAGCCGGGGCTCGGTCAGCGCGTCCGGACGCTCCGCGAGCGCGGTCTCCAGCGCGTGACGGGCCTTGCGCTCCGCGGCCATGAACCCCTGGGCCCAGCGGCCCGCGCCCCGCGCCACACCTGCCGTCAGCGCGCGGCACGCGAGCACCGCGGAGCCCTCCACCACCACGGAGGCGCGGTGCGGCGGATCATACAGCGCGCCCTCGTCGCTGAAGACGATGACGTCCGCGCTGGACGCATCCATCCACTGCTGCGGGGACTTGGGCGTCAGCCCGCCGCCGAAGCGCAGGACGAGCTCCGGGACGTGGGCCCGCGCGAAGGGTTCGTGCCGGAGGAGCGCGTCGTAGAGCGACACCGTCAACGGACCGCCGCCATAGCGCGCCTGGGAGGCGGCTTCGGCCAGCACCGGGTAGCCGGTCGCCTGGCTCAGCGCGGTGATGGCCTCCGCGAAGCCGTCGTCCTCGTCGCGCGGACCGCAGAGGATGACCCCGCGTTCGGTGGCGGCGATGCGCGCCCGCACCATGTCCAGCGCCGCCGCATCCGGCATCCGCGACGGCGGCAGGATGCGGGTGAGTGGCGCGTCCGGGCGCCCTTCCCTCGCGAGCGCCGACAGCTTCTCCACGCCGAAGTCCTGGGCGACGGGCGCCAGCGGCTCGCGGAACGGGACGTTGAGCTGCACGGCGCCCCGGGGCGCGCGGCAGGCGGTGCTCACCGCGCGGGCGGCCGTGGCCCGCAGGTGCGCGATGGCCGCGCTGTGCGACTCGGGCAGGCCCACGTCCGCGAACATCCGCGCGAACTCGCCGTAGAAGCGCGCCTGCGGCACCGTCTGCGGCGCGCCCCAGCCCTGCAGCTCCAGCGGCCGGTCCGCGGTCAGCACCACCAGCGGCACCTGGGCCATGGCCGCTTCGATGATGGCCGGATAGAAGTGCGCGCCCGCCGAACCGCTGGTCGCCACCACCACCACCGGCTGCCGCGACTGCTTCGCCATGCCCAGCGCGAAGAACCCCGCGCTGCGCTCGTCGATGACCGACCAGGTGCGCAGCCCCGGCGTGTGCACGCAGGCGAGCGCCAGCGCCGAGGAGCGCGACCCCGGGCACACCACCGCGTGCCGGACCCCGCCGCGCACCAGCTCCTCCAGCAGGGCGCGCGCCCACAACACGTTGAGGTTAGCGTCCGACGACATCGCCGCCCCCGAGCGCGCGCAGCATGGCCAGACTCTTCATCTCCGTCTCCCGCCACTCCGATTCCGCGCTGGAGCCCGCGACGATGCCCGCGCCCACGAAGAGCCGGGCATGCGCGCCGCGCACCAGCGCCGAGCGCAGCGCCACCACCAGGTGCGCCCGCCCCGGCCCCACCCACCCCACCGGCCCCGCGTACCAGCCCCGGTCCAGGGCCTCGTGCTCCACCAGGAACGACAGCGCCAACTCCCTCGGCGTGCCGCCCACCGCCGGCGTGGGGTGCAGCGCGGTGACGACCTGCGCGGTGTCCACGCCTTCGCCCAGCCGCGCGCGGATGCCCGTGCGCAGGTGCATCACGTTCTTCAGCGCGAGCACCGACGGCTGCGCGTCCGCGGACACGCTCGCCGCCACCGGCTCCAGCGCCTGGAGGATGTAGCAGACCACCGCCTCGTGTTCGCGCCGGTCCTTGTCACTGGCATCCAGCACCGCTTCGCCGCCCGGCGCCGCGGACCCCGCCAGCGCCTCCGTCTCCAGCACGCGCCCATCCACCCGGCACAGCGTCTCCGGCGTCGCGCCCAGGAAGCCCGTCCCGTCCGGCGCGCGGAACAGGAACGTGGCGCAGCGGGGGTTCTGCTCGCGCAGGCGCGCCAGCACGTCCACCACGTCGAAGGGCTCCGGCCCCTCCGCGTCCATCGCCCGCGCCAGCACCACCTTGTGCAACTGGCCCGTGCGGATGGCCTCCACCGCCCGGTCCACCAGCGCCTCGAAGTCCCGCCGCGACGACGACATGCGCAGCGCCACCGGGGCGCCCGCCGCGTGGCGGTAAACCTCCGGGAAGGACGCGCGCACGCGCGCCAGCCGCGAGCGCACCGCGTCCGCCCCTCCCTGCGCCTCGGACGCGAAGGCCGCGACGTACAGCGCGTTGTCCTCGCGCCACACCAGCACCTCCGGCAACGTCCAGCGGGCGAGCCCATGCGAGCGCCAGGCACCATCCACCTGCCCCGTGGGGCTGAAGCGCATGCCGCCGAACCAGGGCCCGGGCATGCGGGTGGGCACGGGCCCCAACCACCGCACGCTCTCGTGCCCCAGCGCGCCCAGCACCGAGGGGAGCTCCGCCGCCACCTGCGCCTCGCGCACCCCGGCCTCGCCCCACCCCGCGGCCGCCTCACGGGCCACCGGGCGCTCCCAATACAAGGAGGGAATGCCCAGGCTTCCGGCCCCCGCGAGCGGATCCACCCCCGCCAGAGGCATCATCCCGGCGACCCAATGCGGGCCCTCAGCGGGACTGAGCGGCGTCATCAGCAATTCTCCTGGAGGCTGCGCGAGCCATTACCTTCGATTGTCTTCTAAGCGATCTCGGCTATACATGCACCAAGGAGTTCAAAACCGCTTGAACTCCACCGACCGAAGGAGTCGCCGTGGGAGGCCAGCAAGCAGACGACCCAGCCACGCGGCGTGAGCCGGGCGCACACCGCGTCCTGCGGTCGGCGCATCCTGACGGCACGCGGGTCCGGGTGGGTGGCGTGGAGGTGGGAGGCCGGGGCTTCGTGGTGATGGCCGGGCCGTGCGCCGTGGAAGGCGCGGAGCAGTTGGAGCTCTCAGCGCGGGCGGTGGCCCACGCGGGCGCCCACCTGCTGCGCGGCGGCGTGTTCAAGCCCCGCACCAGCCCCTACGCGTTCCAGGGCATGGGTGAGCCGGGGCTGAAGCTGCTGGTGGACGCGGGCCGGCGGCACGGGCTGCCCATCATCAGCGAGGTGATGGAGACGGAGCAGCTGCCGTTGATGGCGCAGCACGCGGACATCCTCCAGGTGGGCGCGCGCAACATGCAGAACTTCGGGCTGCTGCGGGCGCTGGGCCGGCTGCGCAAGCCGGTGCTGCTCAAGCGCGGGCTGTCCGCCACGGTGCAGGAGTGGCTCAACGCCGCCGAGTACATCCTCGCGGGCGGCAACGAGCAGGTCATCCTGTGCGAGCGCGGCATCCGCACCTTCGAGACCGCGATGCGCAACACGCTGGACCTGGCCGCGGTGGCGTGGGCGAAGGAGAAGTCGCACCTGCCCGTCATCGTGGATCCGTCGCATGCGACAGGGATTCCGTCGCTCATCGCGCCCATGTCGCTGGCGGCGGCGGCGGCGGGCGCGGACGGGCTGTTGATTGAGGTCCACGCAAGGCCGGAGCAGGCGTTGTGCGACGGGCAGCAGGCGCTGTCGCCCGAGGATTTTGCGTCGTTGATGCGACGGCTGCCCGGCGTGCTCGCCGCGGTGGACCGTCACCTTTGGACGCCGGCGGGTCCGGCACAGATCGCGGGGGCGCGATGAGCACCGAAGTCCGTCAGATGTTCTCCTCCATCGCCACGCGCTACGACGTGACGAACGAAGTCCTCTCCTTCGGCGTGCACCGGCTGTGGCGGCGCACGGCGGTGAAGCTGAGCCAGGCGAAGGAAGGCAGCCAGGTGCTCGACTGCGCCACCGGCACGGGTGACCTGGCGCTGGCGTTCAAGCGCAAGGTGGGCCCCACCGGCCGCGTGGTGGGCACTGACTTCTGCCCGGAGATGCTGGAGAGCGCGCCCGCCAAGGCGGCCAAGGCCGGCCTGGAGGTGGAGTTCCAGGTGCAGGACGCGATGGCGCTCACCCTCCCGGACAACAGCTTCGACGTGGCGTCCATCTCCTTCGGCATCCGCAACGTGGATGATCCGGTGAAGTGCCTGCAGGAGATGGCGCGCGTGGTGCGCCCGGGCGGCCGCGTGGTGGTGCTGGAGTTCGGCCAGCCCACCGGCCCCTACGGCGCGCTGTTCCGCTTCTACAGCAAGACCATCATGCCGGCGGTCGGCGGGCTGCTGACGGGCAACCGCGCCGCGTATGCGTACCTGCCTCGCACCGCCGCGGCCTTCCCCGCGGGCGAGCGCTTCCTCTCCCTGATGGACCAGGCCGGCGTTTACTCCGAGCGCGCCGCCCACCCCCTGCTGTTTGGAACCGCCTACGTCTATGTCGGAACCGTCCGCTGAGGCCCGGCGCCTCCTCGTCGCCCAGGTCGTCGCGTCGGTAGACCCCCGGCTCCAGCCGGTGCTCCAGCAGGCCCTCGCGTCCCCGGGGCCCTGCCCCCGTCCGGAGGAGGCGCAGACCGTGGTGCTCGCCGGGCATCGCGCCGCGGGCAAGACGCGCCTGCTTCCGCTCGTCTCGCGCCTGCTGGGGCGCACCGGGCTGGATCTGGACGCGGAGCTGGAGCGCCGTCACGGGCGCCCGCTCCGCACCTGGGTCGCGGAGTCCCCCACCACCTTCCGCGCCGCGGAGCGCGAGACGCTGGGCCTGCTGCCCGGCGGCGGCGTGGTGGCGGTGGGCGGTGGCTTCCTGTCACACCACCCGGACGCGCTCCGGGAGCACTTCACGCTCGTCGTCCCGGTCAGCTTCGACACGTACCGCGAGCGGCTGACGGCGGACACCACGCGCCCGCGCCTGCGCGCGGACGTGTCGCTGGAGGAGGAGCTGCACTCGATGTTCCACGAGCGCGAAGCCCTCCACGCCCGCGTTCCCACCATTGCCCTGGCGGACTTCCTCCGGGGCTGTCTTGCCCAGGAGTCCACGTGAGGGCCACCCGGCGCATCATCACCCTGCCCCCCACCCTCACCGGCGAGGAGGCCCTGGCCTTCGCCCGGGATGGCCTGAGAAGGGGCGCGGACGTGCTGGAGGTGAGGACCGACCTGCACGCCCCCGACGCCATCGACCCCGGGGCCCTGGCCCGCGTGATGCCGCTGCTGGTCTCCGAGCGCGGCAAGCCGCTGCCTGGCGCCTGGGTGGAGGCCGCGTGGCGCGTGGACAAGGACGTGGAGCGCGCCAACGACCTGGACGCCCCCCCGGGCCGCCTGCTCGCGTCGCACCACGCGGAGGGGCCGCTGACGACGGCGGAGGCGCTGCGGCGCTGGTCCCGTCCGCTCCCCACGGATGCGCTGGTGAAGCACGTGGAGCCCATGGACGTCCCGGCGGACCTGGACGTGCTGCTGGAGACGCAGCGCCAGCTCTCCGCCCGCTTCGGCGCGGAGCGCGTCACGGTGCTGGGCATGGGGCCGGTGGCGCTCCCCGCGCGCGCGGTGCTCTCCTCCCGCAACGGGCTGGAGTACCTGGCGATGGGCGGCGCGTGGACGGCCGCCCCGGGGCAGCGCCTGCTGGACGACGTGGTGCGCGAGCACCGCAAGGCGAAGGACCGGAGCGCGCCGCGCCTGGGCATCCTGGGGACTTCGATTCCGCACTCGCGCTCGCCCCGGATCCACCGCCAGCCGTTTGATCGCATCGACCTGGTGGAGGACGCGCCGGTGGAGGCGGTGGTGGATTCGCTGCTGGCGCACTACGCGGGCTTCGCCGTCACCAGCCCCTTCAAGATGCGGCTCGCGCGACACACCGGCTCGCCCCTGGAGGCCATCAACACCCTGGTGCGACGGGGCTCGCGGTGGGAGTCCCACAACACCGACACCGAGGGCGCCCGCGCGGTGCTGGAGCGCCTGGGTTCGACGTCGGTGTCGGTGCTGGGAGACGGCGGCTCCACGCAGGCCCTGAAACTGGTGGCCGCGGAACAGGGCCTTGCCCTGCGGGTCGTGCGTCGGGCCGAGGTCCAGGCGCCGCTGTCCGGGGACTGGGTCTGGACGTGGCCGGACCGGGTGGCCCCGCCCGAAACCCTGCGATTCGAGGGGGCGCGCGTGGCGGTGATCGCATACGGTGCACCCGGCCGGCGCGTCGCTGCGGAGATCGTTAGCCGCGGGGGCACCCCTCTCCTGCTCGGTGCGGCGTGGTTCGTCGCCCAGGCCCGGCGGCAGCGACAACTCTGGGAAACGGCGACATGAATACCTTTGGCACCCTCTTCCGGCTGACGACCTTCGGCGAAAGCCACGGCCCCGCGCTCGGCTCCATCCTGGACGGCTGCCCCGCGGGCGTCCCGCTCACGCGCGACCTGCTCCAGGCGGCCCTGGACCGCAGGCGGCCCGGGCAGTCCGCCCTCGTCACCGCGCGCAACGAGCCGGACAGCGTGGAGATCCTCTCTGGCGTCTTCGAGGACAAGACGCTGGGCACGCCCATCGCGGCCATCGTGCGCAACACGAATCAGCGCTCGCAGGACTACAACCAGCTGGCGGCCGTGGACCGGCCCGGCCACGCGGACGCCGTCTGGCGCGAGCGCTACAAGCACCGCGACCACCGCGGCGGCGGGCGCACCAGCGGCCGGGAGACGCTCTGCCGCGTCATCGGCGGCACCATCGCGGAGGCGTACCTGGCCCGCGACCTGCCCACGCTGAGCACCGTGGCCTACGTGTCGCAGGTGGGGGAGCTGGTGGCCTCCGTTCCGGCGCCGGGCCTCACCCGCGCGCTCGTGGACGCGCACCCCACCCGCTGCCCGGACGTCACCCTGCGCGACGAGATGTCCCGTCAGATCCTCGCCGCGAAGGAGGCCGGGGACAGCCTGGGCGGCGCCATCGACGTGCGCGTGGAGGGCCTGCCCGTGGGCCTGGGCGAGCCCATCTTCGGCAAGCTGAAGGCGCTCATCGCGCAGGCGCTGGGCAGCATTGGCGCCGTCACCGGCGTCGTCTGGGGCCCGCCGGATCTGCTCCAGCGCATCGGGCAGCCCGGCAGCCAGTTCCACTCCGTGAAGGACGCGTACGGTGGCATCCAGGGTGGCCTCGCCAACGGCGAGCCCATGCAGGTGCGCGCCTTCTTCAAGCCCCCCGCGACGCTCGCGGATCACGCCAAGGGCGGCCGACACGATCCGTGCATCATGCCCCGCGCCGTCCCGGTGCTGGAGGCCATGGTGTCGCTCGTCATCGCCGACCTCGTCCTGCAACTCAACGCCCGCCCCCACTCCGCATGAGCTCCCTTCCTCCCGGTGCCTATCGTCCCCCGGCTGATCGCTGGGGCTCCTTCACGAAAGTCGTCTCCCGCCTGCCCGAGGGCAGCGTGGCCGTGGTGGACCGCACGGTCGCGCGCTTCCACCCCACGCTCCTGCCCGCGCTGGAGGCCCGCTCTCCGCGCGCCATCATCCAGCTGGTGGGCGGCGAGCGCGCCAAGAGCATGGTCTCCCTGGAGAAGGTGCTCGCGGGCGGGCTGAACCTGCCGCGTTCCGGCACGCTCGTCGCCGTGGGCGGTGGCACCGTGGGCGACGTGGCCACGGTGGCCGCGCACCTGCTCAAGCGCGGCGTGCGGCTGGTGCAGGTGCCCACCACGCTGCTCGCGGCGGTGGACAGCAGCCTGGGCGGCAAGGGCGCGGTGGACCTCACCGTGCGCGGCCGCGTGGTGAAGAACCCCGCGGGCGTCTTCCACTACGCCGATGAGACGTGGCTGTGCCCGGAGCTGTACGCCACGCTGTCCGACGCGCAGGTGCGCGAGGGCTCCATCGAGGCGTGGAAGATGGTCGCGTCGCTGGATGCGTCCCTCTTCAAGCGCTACGTGCGCACGCCGCCCGCGCTGGAGAAGCTGGTGAAGGACGCGCGCGGCCTGAAGGAGGGCATCTGCGCGAAGGACCCCTACGAGCACCAGGGCCTGCGCCGCGTGCTCAACTTCGGCCACACCTTCGGCCACGTGCTGGAGAGCCTGTCGCGCTTCAAGCTGTCGCACGGCGACGCCGTGGGCCTGGGCATCCTCTGGGCGCTCGACGTCGGCCGGCACCTGGGCATCACGCCGGAGCCGGTGGCGCATGAAGTGGAACGCGCGCTGACGCGGGGCCCGGGCGTGCTGGGCCGCGACCACGCCGCGGAGCTGTCCCGCCGCGCGTCGCTGAAGGACGTGGCCGCGCTCCTGGACGCCGACAAGAAGGCCGGCGCGAAGGGCGAGCTGCGCATGGTGCTGCTCACGGCCGTGGGCACCGCCGAAGTCGTGGACGTCATGCCGAAAACCTGGCGCGCCCTGTGGGCCGCCTGGACCCGAGGAGCCCGCCCTTGAGCCATGCCTCGCCGAGCCGTCTCACCGTCGACCCGAGCGCCCTGAGCGCCTCCCTGCTCACCCCGCCCGTGTCGAAGTCGGACGCCCAGCGAGCCCTTGTCCTGGGACACCTCACGGGTGCCTGGCCGTTGCCGTCGGTGCAGGCGGAGGCGGACGAGGACCTCCCCGCCGACGTGCGCGTGCTGCGCCGGGGCGTGGAGGCCCTGCGCCTGCCGCCCGGCCCCGTGCGGGACGTGGACTGCGCGGACGGCGGCGCCCCCTTCCGCATCCTCGTCACCCAGGCCGCGGTGACGCCCGGCGCTCGCGTGCGCTTCACCGGCACGCCCCGCCTGGGAGAGCGGCCCCACGGCCCCCTCTTCACGTCGCTCAAGCAGGCCCTGGCCCCCACGGGCCTGACGCTCACCGAAGGCACCCCGTGGCCCGTGGAGCTGCACGCGCCCCAGGACACGTCGAAGGTGCCGCCGGTGTTCCGCGTGCCGGGCGCGCAGAGCAGCCAGTACGCGTCCAGCCTGCTCCTGGGCTGCGCGGAGCGGTTCCTGCGTGAGCAGCGCGCGTGGAGCGTGGAGATTGAAGGCGCGCTCACCAGCGCCGGCTACATGGACCTGACGGTGGCGTGGCTGCGCCGCTTCGGCTTCACCGTGGAGCAGTCCGAGGGCCGCTACGCCGTCACGGCGTATCAGGCCCCCGCGTCGGTGCCGTCGCTGCCCGGGGACTGGTCGTCCCTGGGCTACCTGGTGCTCATCGCGTGGCGCACGGGCGGCACGGTGGAGCGGGCCGAACCAGAGAGTGCCCACCCCGACCAGGCGATCCTCCGGCTGGTCGCTGACGTGGGTTTGCGAATGGTGCCGGCAGGCGCTGCTAATACCTGGCGCTTCGAAGGCGACGCGACCGGCGAGCTGCGGGCGACGGGCAAGGAGTGCCCGGACCTGCTGCCCACGCTGGCGGCGCTCGCGTGCGTGCTGCCCCGGCCCACGACGCTGACGGACGTGGGCATCCTGCGGGTCAAGGAGAGCGACCGGCTGGAGGGCATCCGCGCCCTGGTGGCGGCCTATGGCGGCACCACGGAGC
Above is a window of Corallococcus soli DNA encoding:
- a CDS encoding shikimate kinase, with product MSEPSAEARRLLVAQVVASVDPRLQPVLQQALASPGPCPRPEEAQTVVLAGHRAAGKTRLLPLVSRLLGRTGLDLDAELERRHGRPLRTWVAESPTTFRAAERETLGLLPGGGVVAVGGGFLSHHPDALREHFTLVVPVSFDTYRERLTADTTRPRLRADVSLEEELHSMFHEREALHARVPTIALADFLRGCLAQEST
- a CDS encoding shikimate dehydrogenase; protein product: MRATRRIITLPPTLTGEEALAFARDGLRRGADVLEVRTDLHAPDAIDPGALARVMPLLVSERGKPLPGAWVEAAWRVDKDVERANDLDAPPGRLLASHHAEGPLTTAEALRRWSRPLPTDALVKHVEPMDVPADLDVLLETQRQLSARFGAERVTVLGMGPVALPARAVLSSRNGLEYLAMGGAWTAAPGQRLLDDVVREHRKAKDRSAPRLGILGTSIPHSRSPRIHRQPFDRIDLVEDAPVEAVVDSLLAHYAGFAVTSPFKMRLARHTGSPLEAINTLVRRGSRWESHNTDTEGARAVLERLGSTSVSVLGDGGSTQALKLVAAEQGLALRVVRRAEVQAPLSGDWVWTWPDRVAPPETLRFEGARVAVIAYGAPGRRVAAEIVSRGGTPLLLGAAWFVAQARRQRQLWETAT
- the aroC gene encoding chorismate synthase codes for the protein MNTFGTLFRLTTFGESHGPALGSILDGCPAGVPLTRDLLQAALDRRRPGQSALVTARNEPDSVEILSGVFEDKTLGTPIAAIVRNTNQRSQDYNQLAAVDRPGHADAVWRERYKHRDHRGGGRTSGRETLCRVIGGTIAEAYLARDLPTLSTVAYVSQVGELVASVPAPGLTRALVDAHPTRCPDVTLRDEMSRQILAAKEAGDSLGGAIDVRVEGLPVGLGEPIFGKLKALIAQALGSIGAVTGVVWGPPDLLQRIGQPGSQFHSVKDAYGGIQGGLANGEPMQVRAFFKPPATLADHAKGGRHDPCIMPRAVPVLEAMVSLVIADLVLQLNARPHSA
- a CDS encoding 3-dehydroquinate synthase translates to MSSLPPGAYRPPADRWGSFTKVVSRLPEGSVAVVDRTVARFHPTLLPALEARSPRAIIQLVGGERAKSMVSLEKVLAGGLNLPRSGTLVAVGGGTVGDVATVAAHLLKRGVRLVQVPTTLLAAVDSSLGGKGAVDLTVRGRVVKNPAGVFHYADETWLCPELYATLSDAQVREGSIEAWKMVASLDASLFKRYVRTPPALEKLVKDARGLKEGICAKDPYEHQGLRRVLNFGHTFGHVLESLSRFKLSHGDAVGLGILWALDVGRHLGITPEPVAHEVERALTRGPGVLGRDHAAELSRRASLKDVAALLDADKKAGAKGELRMVLLTAVGTAEVVDVMPKTWRALWAAWTRGARP
- a CDS encoding 3-phosphoshikimate 1-carboxyvinyltransferase, whose translation is MSHASPSRLTVDPSALSASLLTPPVSKSDAQRALVLGHLTGAWPLPSVQAEADEDLPADVRVLRRGVEALRLPPGPVRDVDCADGGAPFRILVTQAAVTPGARVRFTGTPRLGERPHGPLFTSLKQALAPTGLTLTEGTPWPVELHAPQDTSKVPPVFRVPGAQSSQYASSLLLGCAERFLREQRAWSVEIEGALTSAGYMDLTVAWLRRFGFTVEQSEGRYAVTAYQAPASVPSLPGDWSSLGYLVLIAWRTGGTVERAEPESAHPDQAILRLVADVGLRMVPAGAANTWRFEGDATGELRATGKECPDLLPTLAALACVLPRPTTLTDVGILRVKESDRLEGIRALVAAYGGTTELTAGPDGEQLRIVPPATKPASFAMDSRGDHRLAMSAATLCVLSGVPLELTGPECVEKSFPGFWRQLARSGVRYS